One segment of Triticum aestivum cultivar Chinese Spring chromosome 2A, IWGSC CS RefSeq v2.1, whole genome shotgun sequence DNA contains the following:
- the LOC123186876 gene encoding probable NAD(P)H-dependent oxidoreductase 1 → MAAAGDDDLQLQHAAVPIPCVTLNTGHAMPVLGFGTGSSRAPADLPDTIVHAVRLGYRHLDTAAMYGTEPAVGVAVAEAVRSGAGGISSREDLFVTSKLGIPDARPGRVVPALRESLGRLGVDYLDLFLVHWPVAGDNPADKSTHTEFDMEGVWRGMEECHRLGLARSVGVSNFSAAKMERLLALAAVAPAVNQVELNVGWRQEKVREVCARHGVVVAAYSPLGAYGASWGSDAVMHSGVMHHVAAAKAKTVAQVALRWVYEQGVCFVARSFNKERLKHNMDIFVDWELSDEDKAMIATIPQKRACQGDYFVSPDGPYKSLEELWDGEI, encoded by the exons ATGGCCGCAGCCGGCGACGACGACCTCCAGCTCCAGCACGCCGCCGTGCCGATCCCGTGCGTGACCCTGAACACGGGCCACGCCATGCCGGTGCTGGGCTTCGGCACCGGCTCCTCGCGCGCGCCCGCCGACCTGCCGGACACCATCGTTCACGCCGTCCGCCTCGGCTACCGCCACCTCGACACGGCCGCCATGTACGGCACCGAGCCGGCCGTGGGCGTTGCCGTTGCCGAGGCCGTCCGCTCAGGCGCCGGCGGGATCTCCTCGCGCGAGGACCTCTTCGTCACCTCCAAGCTCGGGATCCCCGACGCGCGCCCGGGCCGCGTCGTGCCGGCGCTGCGCGAGTCCCTGGGCCGCCTCGGCGTCGACTACCTGGACCTCTTCCTCGTCCACTGGCCCGTCGCCGGCGACAACCCCGCGGACAAGAGCACGCACACGGAGTTCGACATGGAGGGCGTGTGGCGCGGCATGGAGGAGTGCCACCGCCTGGGCCTGGCGCGCTCCGTCGGCGTCAGCAACTTCTCGGCCGCCAAGATGGAGCGGCTGCTGGCGCTCGCCGCGGTGGCGCCGGCCGTGAACCAGGTGGAGCTGAACGTGGGGTGGAGGCAGGAGAAGGTGCGGGAGGTGTGCGCGAGGCACGGCGTGGTCGTGGCCGCCTACTCGCCGCTGGGCGCGTACGGCGCCTCCTGGGGCTCGGACGCCGTCATGCACAGCGGCGTCATGCACCACGTCGCCGCCGCCAAAGCCAAGACCGTGGCCCAG GTGGCGTTGAGGTGGGTGTACGAGCAGGGCGTGTGCTTTGTGGCCAGGAGCTTCAACAAGGAGAGGCTCAAGCACAACATGGACATCTTTGTTGATTGGGAGCTGAGCGATGAGGACAAAGCGATGATCGCCACGATACCGCAAAAAAGGGCGTGCCAGGGGGACTACTTTGTGTCGCCTGACGGACCTTACAAATCACTCGAGGAGCTGTGGGACGGCGAGATATGA